CCAATACTTAATACCTTTATTGAATTATCCTCTATTTTCTCAACTTGCACGATAATATTTACCGACTCTGCAATTATTGTATTTATTTTATTAATATTAGTTTTGTTTAATTGATAATATAGCATAGATAACTTATATAAAGCCTCTTTAGGGTTGTCAGCAGTTAAAGTTGCTAAATAATTGGAACCATGCATTTCTCCAACATGAACAAAAAAATGTAATTCTTCTGGCCACCTACACTCTCCTATAATAGTCCTATCAAGATAAGACTTATCAATGTTATCAATAATACATTTACTGTTATCAATAATAGATTTACATTTATTGTCTTTATATCTATCTTTATTAATATTAAGAGGTCTTTCAACAATAACAATTGAATGCTCTGGATGAATATGATTAACTGATGCTTTTAATAATGCTATTTCTTCAGAACTACCTCCACCTACAAATAATATGTTTTTCTTTCTGTTTATACTCTTAATTAAAAAATCTTTCATATCATTAGTCATAACTCCAAACCTTACTAAATCATTAAAATTATTCATATATCCTATCATTATTCGCACACCCTTTTATTTTCAACATAACACATGAAGTTGATAATTAATTTGAATAACATGATAAAAATGCATAAAAATCACACAAATTACTTGTGTGATTTTTGTATTAGATATTTGAATATTACTAATTATCATGCTTTATAATGCAACATAATTTTTCTAAAGCCCTCTGCAACATCTTGTTCTTTCTTCTATTTTTTGTCCTGTTAAAAATCCTATGATCAGTTGAATATTTTTATAATAAATTTCATTTTTCCCATTATTGTGCTTATACCTAATTTTTAAAGCAATCATATATCTTAAAACTTTATTTTTTATATCACTAGGTAGCGGAACTCTCATGGTTT
This Alkaliphilus sp. B6464 DNA region includes the following protein-coding sequences:
- a CDS encoding ATPase, T2SS/T4P/T4SS family, translating into MIGYMNNFNDLVRFGVMTNDMKDFLIKSINRKKNILFVGGGSSEEIALLKASVNHIHPEHSIVIVERPLNINKDRYKDNKCKSIIDNSKCIIDNIDKSYLDRTIIGECRWPEELHFFVHVGEMHGSNYLATLTADNPKEALYKLSMLYYQLNKTNINKINTIIAESVNIIVQVEKIEDNSIKVLSIGEVIGFGGIEIIEEMNRHIYKNMIDPKLIIEENTDALTKTFHIRDMFKHEKETNKFINTGWMPMFK